The window TTCCTGACTGCGACATAAACATGTCTTCAAATAACAACAACTAGTCTAACATTGATGGAATAGTGAGGCACACAGAAGCTGTGACTCAAATACTGTGGCCTAAAAGGCAGATAGCCAGCATGAAAATCACTTCTGCCATATAAATCACACAACGCTGTCAGATTGCAAAATACCACAAGCACTTAAactttaataaatattaatcatTAAGTTCATTTTCATATGTACAGCTATTGTACAGATAAGATCCTGGTattactgcagctgctgcaagttGAGAGGTACCCATAATAAACTTACAAAAAAACCCTTGGCCTTAAAGCTTCTCTTTGGATAGTGTTAATGCAAACAAgcttatttattgttattatattttAGGGTTTTTTCCATCTGTACcagtatatattttatttagtaTTGTACATGAATGTATGTGGGATGTTGCTTCGGGCAACACtgagggaaaaacaaaacaccatacttgaagaaaaaataaaagctaaaaggcAATCATTGTTTTCTCCTCAGCATCATACCCTCCTCCACAGCCTTTATGAGAGAGGAGACACCCTGCGGTCAGACAGGTGGTTGCTTTGTAAAGACAAGTATCAAAGTGTGTactttcaaagtaaaactaAAAAGTATTGTGTTTATATTGTTTCCATAAACTTGGTGGTGTGTGTATAATATTTAGGGTGCCACCCTGTTAGCCGCCCTGGGCAGTATATTCAATGCTTCCTATGATAcaattaattatattaaattacaatttaatttaagacATCTGGTATGATTTGGGCATTGGGACGTTTGTAGGCTTTGTAGAGTGCTGGTCAAACTGAATGCACACTTTTAAAGCCTTCTGTTTTTCATTCCTGCGTTTTACACAGGTGCGATAATTTGCATCAAATCTGCAGCAGCCATTTCTGTGCTGGGCTTTTCATTATTCAGACCAACTGTTCAAACAGTTGTCAATGATGTTCTCGCTGTGCAGCAGTCCTGATTGTCAGGATTATGATACGGGTTTGCAGAAAGAGCTGATAGAGAGCATGACGGTAGTTTCGAGCAGTTCAAACAGGGCTTACAAAAGTCTGCAAGGAAAAACATTCATCTCTATAAGAGAAACGAGAAGACTGAAATCATTGTGCCTCGTGGCCTCTCTTCATCCGGAGGAGAAagttcctcttctcctctaGAAGCTCCTGAATGCGTTTATTCCTGGTTCTCTCTCTGAAGTTGACTCGGCGCTTTGAGATCCAATTATTGGGGGACGCGCCATTGTCCACACCGAGGATCCTGCTATATATGACATCAATGGAGTTGTTCTCTCTGTTCTCCCCTGGCTTTGCTTGAGGTCTCGCAGTAGATGTGGTGATGGTTGGTTTTTCTGTCATGGGAATGGGGATACTCACAGGGATATACTCAGGCAGGTCCAGGTCTGTTTTATCCTCACTGTTGATGGTTGGGATCACCATGGTGAGGCCATCGTTCAGCACAATGGCGCCACTATTACTTCCCACATTCCTGTAGGGTATTGCAATGACATCACCACTAAGAATGGTCCCACTGCTCACTGTGACATCACCGCTGCTGGACATTGTGACATCAGTGTAGGATGTGGTCACTGTATTCATGTCGCCATCTTCAAAATGAATGGTCTCAGGTGATTTCAGAAGATCGTCAAAAGTGCTGGTCGTCGCAGCTAAATCATACCATTGTGTTTTTTCATCAGAGGTTGCTGCATTGCTGATGATGTGTGTGACATTGATTCTGGACTCAGAGACAGGTACGTCTGAAGCTGTCACATAGAGACTAGTACTCGAAGCAAAAGTGGAACAAAACTGCGTTCTCAGGTGTTCCTGACTTGTATGTGGAGTGGGAGCTGTAGTAAAAAAAGATCTTGTTTTCAAGTgtttaagtgttttatttttgggaTTAGTCTTTTTCTGATTAACCTTAATCTGAGAGGTAGTTGCCGTTTTAGGTCCTGATTTCGTTTTTTGGGGATTTGTCTTGGTTTGAGATTGCTTTGTAGCTTTTGTAAATGTTTGAGTTTTCTTTTTGGGATTGGCCTTTGCCGAAGCCTCCTTCTTGGGTGTGGATTTGGGTTTTTTCTTAGGTGCAGCTTTCAGTGGAATCTTTTTAAGACTAGTCTGTAAACGAGGTATCCTTGTAGGAGTAGAGTTTTCCGGAATAACATTTGCTGAAGTGGTCTTTTTGGGAGTAGATCTTGGCGGAGCAGTCTTTTTTTGAGTAGTCTTTTTGTTTGGCGGAGTAATTTTTTTTGGGGTAGTGTTTTTGGGAGTAGTGTTTTTGGGAGTAGTGTTTGGCAGAGTAGTCTTTTTAGGAGATGTTTTTTCTGAATCATCATCGTTACGATTGTTGTTCCCAGGATCATTTGCATTTGGAGCACTGttcgttttcttttttggatTGATCTTTATGGGAATCCTCTTTTCAGGCTTTTTCTTTGGTGGAATATTCTTTTTGGGCTTGGGCTTCTGCAGTGTGTCTGCTTTTGTAAACCCTACTGTTGGTTTCATCATAGTTGGACTGACTGTTGGTGGAAGACGTGTGGTAGTTTTCATACCAGGCACTGTTATAGTGCTCTGTAATTGTGAATCTACACTCTTGTCTATGTTTGGGCCAGGCAGAGATAGGGGATGAGAGGTTTTCCGGACGGTAGTCGTTGGCATGGAAAAGGGTGTGGAGAGGGCAGGAGTGGTTATAAATTGTGTAGCACTTAGTGGGGAAGGGGTGAAATGAGGAACAGCAGTGATGAGGACAGAAGGATGAGTGTTGGTCCAGAGATTGGTGGTGGAATCTGAAATGGATGTGATGACATTTGTTGTAGACTGTATCGTGGTGACAAAGCCGAGATGACTTGTTGGCGGATGAGCTGCAACACCGGGcttgatggtggtgatgggggTGGACAAAGAGGTGGAGATGGGTTGGAACTCTGCGACGGTGACATTGCTACAGGACTTGCAGCACATACGCCGGTAATCCGGCAGAGAGCAGTAGCGCTTCAGCACCTCCATCCGACAGAACGATGAGCGATCCCCAATACAACGTTGGcctgtgaagaaaaaaaaaaccacagagCTGAGACTGGGTGCAGCCAGCAAGAGGAAAATGAAGAGAGGTGTCTGTTGTAATTGCAGCACTTTTGGTACAGTATATCGTTGTATGCAAAGGAATGTGTCAATGATACTTTGGCATCAGTCTGTATTTGCTTCTTCACATGGAgtgcatgtttctgtgtgtgtgtgtgtcttggttCCACAATCTGCAGATCacagcaataaataaagatcattTGCAGAGAattaggaagaaaaaaagagaggaaaaccTCAAACATCAAAGGCAGTTATGATTAGATTAGAGAAATAGAAATGGAATAAAGCTTAGCTAATCTTGTGTTGTAAATAGAACTGTGTTTTAGGACTTTTTCTTTCATCTAAAACATCTGGCATGTGATTTGACTGTTTTGTTCAGGCTGCTTTGCAATGACATTCCTTGTTATAGTGTACCCCCCCCAGCTGTTAACTTTGAATCCTCTACTGAGTAACGCTTTTGCATCATGCCAGTAAATATACTCATGTTCGCCTGGAAATGTTCGACTTTTCCCTCAGCGAAACAATCGAAGCAGCAAACATTCCTGGTGAGCGAAAAGAACACACTTTTGAAACGTTTTTTATTGATACAACTTTGATTTGAGAATGACAGTAACCGAAACAATGAGTTTGACGCCTCCTCTGCCCAATATTTagatatattattatttctttaggAAAAATAATTCAACTGTATCGAAAGTTACAAGTTCACAGTCACTTTGGTAAAACACTTCATTACTTGGAGATCAACTAGtcaatctttttatttattgattgaaaaaaaataacatgaagtACTTAAATTATATTGgttgtttaaataaacacacaatttCCATGATGATGTAAAAACTGGAATGGCACATTAAGTGTCATAtgaaacatttacaaaacaCTAATAAAATTTCCCTGATAAATCAAAGTGCATATAGACGCAGTGCACGTAGTCCATCTGAATGTTTCTTCGACATTAGCCAGACATTAGCCAGCCCCACACAGCAGGCCAGTGAAGCCACAAAACAGTTACCCATAGTATAGAATATTATAGAAGAAGATAACAGTCATGAACATTATTAAATACAGTCAACACCAATGTTATATACAGTCGCACTGCCAGGTCTGGCTTGGTCTCATACAGTCCAACTCCAGCAGAAGGTAACCTTGGATAGCTCGCTACATAGTCACAACAGAAATATGTGATCACAATACAATGAGAAGtctgaagtgttttttttttcttttccttttctccaaGATGCCATGTGTGTCGATACCCTTTGGCCCTTTGTAAACCCTTCCCAGTAGTCAGACATTGGCCCAACATAACCTCGGTAGGTTTTGATGGTTGGCGGGTGAGAGTTTGTCGAGTTGGTTTGAAGCTGCCTCTATGCCGAGTGAAACTTTGAATGAGTAAAGCCATCTCTTTCACAGATAAATGCCATTACATTCAATCCAAGATAAGGCATTGTTTATGTGGTTAATgttcatcaaaataaaatgagctcGTCGGACACTTTCAAATCAAAGTTTATGAGGTATTTCTGTATCTGACCGCGATGATGTTAAAGCCCGAATGATAAAGCTCcctttcacacagacacacaaaacacacaaactcacacacagcCTCGCACACGAAGTGTACCGGTAATCATGCGCAAACACACTTTGATGGTCTGGTATGGACTTGCACATCTCATTCAATCACCCTGCTGACAAACAAGACACACAATCGCATGCCTGTACacgtacacacagacacgcttacacacacacacatacagtatatgcatgtGTCCAGGTGGCGGGAAGCAAATGTGCATGACAAAAGGTGATCCTGTCTTTAAAGAAAAACGAGGAGCAACAGTAAACCACTGATCCATCTGAGAGAATGAAGAGGCAACTAACTGACCAAGTCCTGCATAATATAGGTCTAACCCCCCAAACActtttattaaatattcatctgTATTCatgtaaaatcaataaaaaaatacacttaACAGTCAAGGATCTGAGCGATCAATAGCAGTCCAAAGGTTTTAGGCAAATAAGCTACAGCTTATTTATGGTAaaacattattaatattattgttaCTCATATAGATTTAGATTTATAggtatatataaatacaaatatagtAATAGATGTATTTGTTTAAAGTCTGCAAGCACAAATAAGCTGCATTTATTGAACTTTAGTATAACAGTCAGGAGGATGGCTGATAATGAGGTGAAATGGGAAGCAACCTTAAGTGGTTAGACTaccctgttttttttattagcctTTATTTCACAATTTTCACCTCATGGGTCCCCCTCCAAAAGCAAATCAAACGTTTTactgatgtcacttcctgtccctgtGTGTCCCTGTCAAACTGAGAATGGACACCTATCTCATGCCCAAATGGAACCAGGATGTCAGATGAGCACTGTAGCAAAGATGTCCTCATTGTGACGAGATCATATTCACAATAAagctttcatgtttttttttaaatataatgtttactatatagatatttttataccctttctatttattttcacatctgcTTCTCCCCACAATGACAGTGTGCTTACAAAACGAAAAAAGCGCAGCTGCATCCCGGGAATAACAACCGTCGACAACACAGTTAGCTCACGCAAACATGTCCGCCATGTGtagaggaacccccccccccgcccgcctgCACGCAAATGGCTCTTTGACGCCTCTGAGCAGGTGTCAATGAAAACCTGCCACCACTTTGCCACTTCGAAATCCTTTCACATCAAATATTTTGATCTTTTGAATTTTCGACTGGCCAGCGGTCACAACACGATGCTCcacaaaggagagagagagagagagagagagagaaccaacCAGCACACACAGGAGCCAGATACCTCCCCTCAAGTCAGAGCTGTctcagacacagagagagagagagagagagaggagagagaggcagcacCCCCCCCACATAAAAGAGAAGCAAAAGCTTTGCCGCTCGCTCACAAGCGTGGGCACAGGCACGGGAGAGGGGTGGGTTAGGGTGCCAGGCGAGGCCGGCCCTgcagagacaggaggacagagatgGGCAGggcccagcagaggacagacatGAAGCTGCGGCTGCCACTGTGGAGACCAGGCTGGGAACTATAGAGGGAGGTTTTACGTAAAGAGATCTTCGGGAAGTTGGGGTTGGGACGAGACAACCACTGGATCAGGATGTTGCCGTTCTTGTTGAGGTCTGATGAGCCTTCTGCAGagaacagagcagagcaggaTGAGTCATTAAGGTAGGAAGGAACATGGAAGACAACCCGAGCCGCAAAGGTGTGCACAAAACACTCATATTGTAATAAATGTTCCCCACATTTTTCTATACTGATGTCAGGGCCTTTCATTCGAGTGATTTATGCGTATTCACTGAGATCTGAGTGGGGAGATAGTGTTAAAACCCGTTTGAAGGGGATTGATACTCACTGGGACACGGATCCAGGCGACAGACTCTGATGGTGTCGGGCTTGCTGTCCAGACACAGGCCGATGGTGTTGTCTCTGGCTTGGCAAAAAGCCTGTCTCTGCTGGGTCCCATTACCGCATGTCACTGAGCACTGGGGATGCAGTTACATTTGGCAATTAATTGATGCCTATGTTTTACTTTGAGCATGactgttttaaaaatgttcaaatCTGTCAAATACACAGTTCtaaattttctttgttttttttgtgtgtggttaTCTTACAAAAATATTACCTGTTTGGTTTCAGCATACATAAATTCCTGCCTACATCCAAATGGGCCAACCAACTTGAATCCCATTCAGCCAGCCTCCATACCTGTGACCATGGTCCGACTCTCCACTGGGTGGGGCAGGGGTCTCGGTTGCAGGGTCTGCGGGTCTCTGGCCGGTTGTCGTTGCAGTGTTTATTATGGATGGACCGCGTGGTGTTGTCGTCTGATGGCTGAACACAGCTGAACGTACGGATCTGCATCCCTGTCTTTCCACATGACTTGCTGCAGTTCTGCCACTCCCCTGTCACCCAACTGGAAAtcatcaggagagagagagagacatggatCCTGAGGACGTGGAACATGTCAAAATGCCGACATGCACGACAAAAGTGGAGGAAAAATGGTAAACGAAAGGAGAAAACTCCTTAAGCTGTGCCAGTATTTTTTAGAGTTGCTGCCTTAAATGTGGATAGGCTCATACATAGGTGGAGGGCAGGGCTTCTGGTTGCAGTCTCTAATGTCTCCTCTTGGTTTCATGTTGGATTTATTACAGAAGCTCTTGTGGACCATTTTACTGTCAACTTTTCTCCTGCAGCCATATCGCAGGTACTTCTTCCCTACAGGAATCAAGGATGCAAAGAAAATTTAACACATGCAAATGCAAAGCAAAATTGAAAGCATACAAAAGTGTTTTTCTTGTCCTAAAATACCTCCTCCACAAGGCTTGGAGCAATAGGACCACCTCTTTGGAGCCCACTCATAGGCACTGTCCTCCACAAGCATGTTGTTCTGAATGGCGGAGTCACTGTCCATGTTCATCATGTACTTATAAGACAAGGTCACGTCCTCATCTCCGTGGAGTTTCATCTACAAACATAAAGATCACTATTCAAGACATGGAGACATTTTAGTGCAAACTTGATAAGTAACATGATTTcagacaaaaaacattttgagtttGGATAATATGAGTCTTAAAATATTCTTGTGAAGAACCACATTCAGTACTACAGTTGATTACCATGATCAAAATGCCATGTCTGAGAGGACCAGCCGTCTGAAGCGTCTCCTTGTTATGGTCATTCTCATATTCCCACTCCACGCCCTTCTCTATGACCGAGCCGGATTCTGGGTATTCATTTTCCCAGTTTAAGAAGAACAGTCCTGAAGCCACGTTTTTTACAGCTGTTGATGGGTGGGAAATAGACATTAACCACACTTAAACTGCACACATGTATTCAATACAATAtgtaaacaatgaaaaaaaatacaaaaggtCAAAAACCTAAAGTGTGTGAGGTTGCTTTCAGCTCTTGGATTAGTAGGTGTCTTGCTCCTCGAGGGATTTCAAGAACTCTGAGGAAAcctgaaatgaaacacacaccTCTTTTGTGACTCCAGCATCCTCAGAAACTCATttgacaattttttttaacaaagaccatCAACTAATCCGGTGCAAAGCATGTAATCATTTAAGTCAGGCATCCGACTGTCTCGTTAAAACCTTTACAATCGTGCAAGTTTTTGTGGATGGAATAGAGATCTGTTGTGATGTGAGGAATATATATAGCgtagtatatatacacacacaatatactgtataatgGGTTGAGGTGTGCTTGACTCAAAGGAACGTGCGAGCTCAGCTCTCAGAGGTTTGAGTTTTGAAATACATcctccactagagggcagcctTTAtcttaaaataacaaaaatatggGACAAGGGCAGCCTCAAGAGGAAATTGACCATTTCGCTGATAGAACCAAGGCAAGTTTGTCCCAGGTGCAGAGAAGCGTTGTGTAACTGCACCTTGTTTCTTGGCTGTCCGTGTGATGGTGTCCTTGAATGTTTTGCAGCTGGAGTTGTCCCCTCCACACACTCCACACTTGTCCTCCTGCTGCGAGGAGCCAACCACGCCGTCACAGCCCACTTTCTGTTTTATGAGGACATGGAGTTTCAAACACGTAAAGAGtgtaactcacacacacacacatgtgcgaCGTCAGTTACCTCACACtccccgcgcacacacacactgttgggGTCTTTGTACGAGCAGCGAGTACCATCCAGGACAGTTCTCTGCATGAAGACAACATCTCGTGTCTCCTTGGACTTGCAATGCAAGTGGCAGCGTTTATTAGCtgtgagacaaacacaaaaacacagactcAAAACAAATGACCCAATTCCTCAAAAAATAGCATGATGATGAGTTCATCCTTTCAAcaaatgcatatatttttaGTTTCTGAATACGTTTTCCAAGAGTCGGTGTAACACTGTCtcattgtatgtgtgtgtgtgtgaatcataCTACAACTACATGAGCCTCCGGAGAACAAACCTGGCAGCTCACCCCAGTGAGAATGAACACTACTTTATCACGTTTACTACAACTGAACGCAATCCAGAGACATTGTCAGGCGGTGACTTGACACTCATAATCACGTTGTGGATGTGATATTGTAGAATGATGAGATGTGGAGCCTTTTTTCTCAGGCTGCGAACGCAGAGAAACAATTTCATTTTGCTCTTCTCAGTGTTCTGAATGTATTCTCTTATATGATGTCTAAAGTGTGCTGTGATATTGAGGGACTGTGTAATTATACATTAATGGATATTCAGAAGGAGAGTCTATACATTTTATTATCCATAGTTTTATATTTACTTCCCAAAAAAGCACGTCTATATTTGACACTCAATCCAAGTATTTATTGATGAATACGCCATTAAAACTTCAATTACACCatgaaaaataagacaaaattCATAATTTCTATGAATACGTTTtggaaatatacatttttaacgGCATGGAGATGATTAAGAAGACATTAACTTGCATAATGAATGGTTAAATATAAGCCAACAGCCCGTCAAGGGTTAAATGTTCATGTAAAAAACAATCTGAGCCCTATTGTGATGGTGGCTGCTAAGGCACTTCCTGTTCCAAAGTAGATGGTAATTGGCTTAAACTACACTGAGCTAAAGATGTTCTAATATGCAAGTGATGAGTACTTTTACTGCTGTAGCAGCAGTGGGTCTATCTTTTGAGTCGAGAAAAGAttcaaaggtaaaaaaaaaaagcaaaactgtTGCAGGCAAACAGAAATTTCACACTTGAAGCAGAAacagtcttttcttttctgtcctgACACTCTCTGGAACTCAGGAAATGACAGTCCATGAAAGGAATTCAATTTCACATTCCTTTTCACTTTTTTATctcactctttctctccctccccttcaTCCCCCCGCTCTCTCTCATGAACGCAGGGATCTGTGCTCGCAAACTCATATGTCCTCAGTTAAAGACTGAAAAAGCCTAAATTATAAATGGAGGACAAAGAAATGAGAATAGCAGggaaaaaacaatttaacaagCTGTGtcttagcgggggggggggggggggggctgtgaccgCTGTTTAGATATGGAGACAGCTCAGCACTTTTTTATCTGGGGCTGTCCTCTAGTCCGGTGATGATTTAATACCTATCAAGATGGCAgcgacaacccccccccacacacacacttagaaaGGCGGTGGGTCTGACAAACACACgaacatgcattttaaaatgtaacactGTGAAGAGGTTTCGCATAATCCAGGACGGGATCCCTGCTCGAACTGGCTTGTTTTTTCAGGGTTGGTTCGGCTTCCAACATTTCAAATGCGACGTGCAAATTTAATCAGTCCAATCTAAATCAGGTTACGCTGTCTGATGGGATGAAACACATAAAAAGTACTCCAGTATTAAGGCTGAATCTGACGACTCATTTGAGTTACTGGTATAAACTGTTACAACAGCCTGTATTTCAAATTTAAAGTCCCCATGTATTCCAGGACTCAGTGGAGTCCTGAGATGGCACATTTCACGCCGCCGTCTCAGGCTGCA of the Brachionichthys hirsutus isolate HB-005 chromosome 6, CSIRO-AGI_Bhir_v1, whole genome shotgun sequence genome contains:
- the LOC137895294 gene encoding A disintegrin and metalloproteinase with thrombospondin motifs 2-like; amino-acid sequence: MGLSPGFPVLIILPAFLLHTSGLYIASSVDSLQDVLGEYGLVRPISVDAEGRFLSHTVSAGHMAGGQPRRRRRRDVGVGDDEWEEPKAGPVASWESLYYNVTIFGREFHLRLHHNARLVAPGAKIEWHDDSDSIWHSEPVHDECLYVGDITDTPGATVAISNCDGLAGMIRMEQEEFFIEPVERGDAVTEEEGRGGRTHIVYRSSAVKRAPVSGTAADFRSRGADLGGLMDLESLYRGVEQSINHTRAGRTRRQSLDRAYNIEVLLGVDDSVVQFHGKEGVQKYLLTLMNIVNEIYHDQSLGAKINVVLVRIIMLCHGKSKSLIELGNPSQSLENVCRWAFLQQKQDTGDTEYHDHAIFLTRQEFGPTGMQGYAPVTGMCHPVRSCTLNHEDGFSSAFVVAHETGHVLGMEHDGQGNRCGDEVHMGSIMAPLVQAAFHRFHWSRCSMQELGRYLNSYDCLRDDPFDHNWPSLPHLPGLHYSMDEQCRFDFGAGYTTCTAYRTFDPCKQLWCSHPENPFFCKTKKGPPIDGTMCGSGKHCFKGHCIWLTPDIMKQDGNWGSWSVFGQCSRTCGGGVQFRTRDCDRPRPANGGRTCLGTTYQFQMCNTNECEDIYSDMREEQCHAWDPRFELHSNKHHWLPYEHPDPNKRCHLHCKSKETRDVVFMQRTVLDGTRCSYKDPNSVCVRGECEKVGCDGVVGSSQQEDKCGVCGGDNSSCKTFKDTITRTAKKQGFLRVLEIPRGARHLLIQELKATSHTLAVKNVASGLFFLNWENEYPESGSVIEKGVEWEYENDHNKETLQTAGPLRHGILIMMKLHGDEDVTLSYKYMMNMDSDSAIQNNMLVEDSAYEWAPKRWSYCSKPCGGGKKYLRYGCRRKVDSKMVHKSFCNKSNMKPRGDIRDCNQKPCPPPIWVTGEWQNCSKSCGKTGMQIRTFSCVQPSDDNTTRSIHNKHCNDNRPETRRPCNRDPCPTQWRVGPWSQCSVTCGNGTQQRQAFCQARDNTIGLCLDSKPDTIRVCRLDPCPKGSSDLNKNGNILIQWLSRPNPNFPKISLRQRCIGDRSSFCRMEVLKRYCSLPDYRRMCCKSCSNVTVAEFQPISTSLSTPITTIKPGVAAHPPTSHLGFVTTIQSTTNVITSISDSTTNLWTNTHPSVLITAVPHFTPSPLSATQFITTPALSTPFSMPTTTVRKTSHPLSLPGPNIDKSVDSQLQSTITVPGMKTTTRLPPTVSPTMMKPTVGFTKADTLQKPKPKKNIPPKKKPEKRIPIKINPKKKTNSAPNANDPGNNNRNDDDSEKTSPKKTTLPNTTPKNTTPKNTTPKKITPPNKKTTQKKTAPPRSTPKKTTSANVIPENSTPTRIPRLQTSLKKIPLKAAPKKKPKSTPKKEASAKANPKKKTQTFTKATKQSQTKTNPQKTKSGPKTATTSQIKVNQKKTNPKNKTLKHLKTRSFFTTAPTPHTSQEHLRTQFCSTFASSTSLYVTASDVPVSESRINVTHIISNAATSDEKTQWYDLAATTSTFDDLLKSPETIHFEDGDMNTVTTSYTDVTMSSSGDVTVSSGTILSGDVIAIPYRNVGSNSGAIVLNDGLTMVIPTINSEDKTDLDLPEYIPVSIPIPMTEKPTITTSTARPQAKPGENRENNSIDVIYSRILGVDNGASPNNWISKRRVNFRERTRNKRIQELLEEKRNFLLRMKRGHEAQ